A single Syngnathus acus chromosome 8, fSynAcu1.2, whole genome shotgun sequence DNA region contains:
- the sgsm3 gene encoding small G protein signaling modulator 3 isoform X1 has translation MSGTYTPAPGGPFSALTPSMWPQDILAKYHQKDDAELNGLKYDEFGFRVDTEESDDPSPWLGTEGSPQRENPQQRLRWQAHLEFTHNHTVGDLTWELIAPVLPRSERLRTLVLGGIPHSMRPQLWMRLSGALQKKRTSEISYKEIIKNSSNDDTSTSKQIEKDLLRTMPTNVCFSNLTSVGVPRLRRVLRGLAWLYPDIGYCQGTGMVVSCLLLFMEEEDVLWMMCALIEDLLPPAYFSSTLLGVQTDQRVLRQLIVQYLPALDRLLQEHDIELSLITLHWFLTSFASVVDIRLLLRIWDLLFYQGSLVLFQITLGMLKIKEEELISSENSASIFNTLSDLPSQLRDGPAVLGEALRLAGNLSQDALDAHRHKHLAYILNEQAQMDSGSAPLNSNLNKVVRRQSLRRKSTLSSLLFGEDEAEALKSKNIKQTELVAALREAITRTSEHFHCLDPRHSSTELTPDYSMESHQRDHENFLVVSRNRRRRAKALLDFERHDDDELGFRKNDIITIVSQKDEHCWVGELNGLRGWFPAKFVEILDERSKEYSLAGDDSVTEAVTDLARGTLCPALKAIFLHGLKKPSILGGPCHPWLFIEEAASREVERDFNSVYSRLVLCKTYRLDEDGKVLTPEELLYRAVQSVNMSHDVAHVQMDVKFRSLICVGLNEQVLHLWLEVLCSSMAAVEKWYHPWSFLRSPGWVQIKCELRVLAKFAFSLSQDCELPEQKEKEQRPLKEGVQDMLVKHHLFSWDIDG, from the exons ATGTCAG gCACGTACACCCCGGCCCCCGGTGGGCCTTTCTCAGCGCTCACTCCAAGCATGTGGCCCCAGGACATTTTGGCTAAGTACCATCAA AAAGACGACGCGGAATTGAATGGACTCAAGTATGATGAGTTTGGCTTCAGAGTGGACACAGAAG AGAGTGACGATCCCAGTCCTTGGCTCGGCACTGAAGGCTCACCGCAACGTGAAAACCCGCAGCAGAGGTTGCGCTGGCAAGCCCATTTGGAATTCACGCATAATCACACAGTGGGCGACCTCACCTGGGAGCTCATCGCGCCCGTCCTCCCGCGCTCCGAACGCCTGCGGACGCTCGTACTCGGCGGCATTCCTCATAGCATGAGGCCGCAG TTATGGATGCGTCTGTCGGGAGCCCTGCAGAAGAAGAGGACCTCTGAAATCTCCTATAAAGAAATCATTAAGAACAGCTCCAATGATGACACCTCCACATCTAAACAG ATAGAGAAGGACTTGCTGCGGACGATGCCCACCAACGTGTGCTTCAGCAACCTGACGAGCGTCGGGGTCCCGAGGCTGCGACGGGTCCTTCGAGGCTTGGCCTGGCTTTACCCCGACATCGGCTACTGCCAGGGAACTGGAATg GTGGTTTCCTGCCTGTTACTCttcatggaggaggaagacgtgCTATGGATGATGTGTGCCCTGATTGAAGACCTCCTCCCTCCAGCGTACTTCTCCTCCACCCTGCTGGGCGTCCAAACGGACCAGAGAGTGCTTCGTCAGCTCATCGTTCAGTACCTACCGGCCCTTGACCGCCTTTTACAGGAGCACGACATCG AGCTGTCTCTGATCACGTTGCACTGGTTCCTAACATCCTTCGCCAGTGTGGTGGACATCCGTTTGCTCCTCCGGATCTGGGACCTCCTTTTCTACCAGGGCTCCTTAGTGCTATTTCAAATCACGCTGGGCATGCTGAAGATCAAG GAGGAGGAGCTCATATCGTCCGAGAACTCTGCGTCTATTTTTAACACTCTGTCCGACCTACCGAGCCAGTTGAGGGACGGGCCGGCCGTTCTCGGGGAAGCTTTGAGGCTGGCAGGGAATCTGTCACAGGACGCCCTGGATGCTCACCGACACAAGCACCTGGCTTACATCCTCAACGAGCAGGCTCAGATGGATAGCGGGAGCGCGCCGCTCAATTCCAATCTCAACAAG GTGGTGCGGAGGCAGTCCCTTCGTCGAAAGTCCACTTTAAGCTCTCTGCTGTTTGGGGAGGATGAAGCCGAAGCTCTCAAGTCCAAGAACATTAAGCAGACGGAGCTGGTGGCGGCCCTTCGAGAGGCCATCACTCGCACGTCAGAGCATTTCCACTGTCTTGACCCGCGCCACTCCAGCACT GAGCTAACCCCTGACTACTCCATGGAAAGCCACCAGCGGGACCACGAAAACTTCCTGGTGGTGTCCCGGAACCGACGGCGACGAGCCAAGGCTTTGCTGGATTTCGAGAGGCACGACGATGACGAGTTGGGCTTCAGGaagaatgacatcatcacg attgTCTCACAGAAGGATGAACACTGTTGGGTTGGGGAGCTCAATGGCCTTCGAG GCTGGTTCCCCGCTAAGTTTGTGGAGATCCTCGATGAAAGAAGTAAAGAG taCTCGTTAGCAGGAGACGACTCTGTAACAGAAGCTGTGACCGATCTAGCCAGAGGGACTCTATGCCCGGCCCTGAAGGCCATCTTTCTGCACGGCCTGAAGAAACCCTCCATTTTGGGCGGGCCCTGTCACCCGTGGTTATTCATAGAAGAG GCGGCCAGCAGAGAGGTCGAGAGAGACTTCAACTCGGTCTACTCCAGACTGGTGCTGTGTAAAACCTACAG gtTAGATGAAGATGGGAAGGTTCTTACGCCAGAAGAGCTCCTATACCGG GCGGTGCAGTCTGTCAACATGAGCCATGATGTCGCTCACGTTCAGATGGATGTTAAGTTCCGGTCTCTGATCTGCGTCGGCCTCAA TGAGCAGGTGTTGCATTTATGGTTGGAGGTGCTGTGTTCCAGCATGGCGGCCGTCGAGAAATGGTATCATCCGTGGTCATTTCTACGCAGTCCAGGATGGGTTCAGATTAAATGTGAACTCAG GGTCTTAGCAAAGTTTGCCTTCAGTCTTTCTCAAGATTGTGAATTACCGGAGCAGAAAGAG AAGGAGCAGAGGCCGCTGAAAGAGGGCGTGCAagacatgctggtgaagcaTCATCTCTTCAGCTGGGACATTGACGGCTAG
- the sgsm3 gene encoding small G protein signaling modulator 3 isoform X2, producing MSGTYTPAPGGPFSALTPSMWPQDILAKYHQKDDAELNGLKYDEFGFRVDTEESDDPSPWLGTEGSPQRENPQQRLRWQAHLEFTHNHTVGDLTWELIAPVLPRSERLRTLVLGGIPHSMRPQLWMRLSGALQKKRTSEISYKEIIKNSSNDDTSTSKQIEKDLLRTMPTNVCFSNLTSVGVPRLRRVLRGLAWLYPDIGYCQGTGMVVSCLLLFMEEEDVLWMMCALIEDLLPPAYFSSTLLGVQTDQRVLRQLIVQYLPALDRLLQEHDIELSLITLHWFLTSFASVVDIRLLLRIWDLLFYQGSLVLFQITLGMLKIKEEELISSENSASIFNTLSDLPSQLRDGPAVLGEALRLAGNLSQDALDAHRHKHLAYILNEQAQMDSGSAPLNSNLNKVVRRQSLRRKSTLSSLLFGEDEAEALKSKNIKQTELVAALREAITRTSEHFHCLDPRHSSTELTPDYSMESHQRDHENFLVVSRNRRRRAKALLDFERHDDDELGFRKNDIITIVSQKDEHCWVGELNGLRGWFPAKFVEILDERSKEYSLAGDDSVTEAVTDLARGTLCPALKAIFLHGLKKPSILGGPCHPWLFIEEAASREVERDFNSVYSRLVLCKTYRLDEDGKVLTPEELLYRAVQSVNMSHDVAHVQMDVKFRSLICVGLNEQVLHLWLEVLCSSMAAVEKWYHPWSFLRSPGWVQIKCELRVLAKFAFSLSQDCELPEQKEEQRPLKEGVQDMLVKHHLFSWDIDG from the exons ATGTCAG gCACGTACACCCCGGCCCCCGGTGGGCCTTTCTCAGCGCTCACTCCAAGCATGTGGCCCCAGGACATTTTGGCTAAGTACCATCAA AAAGACGACGCGGAATTGAATGGACTCAAGTATGATGAGTTTGGCTTCAGAGTGGACACAGAAG AGAGTGACGATCCCAGTCCTTGGCTCGGCACTGAAGGCTCACCGCAACGTGAAAACCCGCAGCAGAGGTTGCGCTGGCAAGCCCATTTGGAATTCACGCATAATCACACAGTGGGCGACCTCACCTGGGAGCTCATCGCGCCCGTCCTCCCGCGCTCCGAACGCCTGCGGACGCTCGTACTCGGCGGCATTCCTCATAGCATGAGGCCGCAG TTATGGATGCGTCTGTCGGGAGCCCTGCAGAAGAAGAGGACCTCTGAAATCTCCTATAAAGAAATCATTAAGAACAGCTCCAATGATGACACCTCCACATCTAAACAG ATAGAGAAGGACTTGCTGCGGACGATGCCCACCAACGTGTGCTTCAGCAACCTGACGAGCGTCGGGGTCCCGAGGCTGCGACGGGTCCTTCGAGGCTTGGCCTGGCTTTACCCCGACATCGGCTACTGCCAGGGAACTGGAATg GTGGTTTCCTGCCTGTTACTCttcatggaggaggaagacgtgCTATGGATGATGTGTGCCCTGATTGAAGACCTCCTCCCTCCAGCGTACTTCTCCTCCACCCTGCTGGGCGTCCAAACGGACCAGAGAGTGCTTCGTCAGCTCATCGTTCAGTACCTACCGGCCCTTGACCGCCTTTTACAGGAGCACGACATCG AGCTGTCTCTGATCACGTTGCACTGGTTCCTAACATCCTTCGCCAGTGTGGTGGACATCCGTTTGCTCCTCCGGATCTGGGACCTCCTTTTCTACCAGGGCTCCTTAGTGCTATTTCAAATCACGCTGGGCATGCTGAAGATCAAG GAGGAGGAGCTCATATCGTCCGAGAACTCTGCGTCTATTTTTAACACTCTGTCCGACCTACCGAGCCAGTTGAGGGACGGGCCGGCCGTTCTCGGGGAAGCTTTGAGGCTGGCAGGGAATCTGTCACAGGACGCCCTGGATGCTCACCGACACAAGCACCTGGCTTACATCCTCAACGAGCAGGCTCAGATGGATAGCGGGAGCGCGCCGCTCAATTCCAATCTCAACAAG GTGGTGCGGAGGCAGTCCCTTCGTCGAAAGTCCACTTTAAGCTCTCTGCTGTTTGGGGAGGATGAAGCCGAAGCTCTCAAGTCCAAGAACATTAAGCAGACGGAGCTGGTGGCGGCCCTTCGAGAGGCCATCACTCGCACGTCAGAGCATTTCCACTGTCTTGACCCGCGCCACTCCAGCACT GAGCTAACCCCTGACTACTCCATGGAAAGCCACCAGCGGGACCACGAAAACTTCCTGGTGGTGTCCCGGAACCGACGGCGACGAGCCAAGGCTTTGCTGGATTTCGAGAGGCACGACGATGACGAGTTGGGCTTCAGGaagaatgacatcatcacg attgTCTCACAGAAGGATGAACACTGTTGGGTTGGGGAGCTCAATGGCCTTCGAG GCTGGTTCCCCGCTAAGTTTGTGGAGATCCTCGATGAAAGAAGTAAAGAG taCTCGTTAGCAGGAGACGACTCTGTAACAGAAGCTGTGACCGATCTAGCCAGAGGGACTCTATGCCCGGCCCTGAAGGCCATCTTTCTGCACGGCCTGAAGAAACCCTCCATTTTGGGCGGGCCCTGTCACCCGTGGTTATTCATAGAAGAG GCGGCCAGCAGAGAGGTCGAGAGAGACTTCAACTCGGTCTACTCCAGACTGGTGCTGTGTAAAACCTACAG gtTAGATGAAGATGGGAAGGTTCTTACGCCAGAAGAGCTCCTATACCGG GCGGTGCAGTCTGTCAACATGAGCCATGATGTCGCTCACGTTCAGATGGATGTTAAGTTCCGGTCTCTGATCTGCGTCGGCCTCAA TGAGCAGGTGTTGCATTTATGGTTGGAGGTGCTGTGTTCCAGCATGGCGGCCGTCGAGAAATGGTATCATCCGTGGTCATTTCTACGCAGTCCAGGATGGGTTCAGATTAAATGTGAACTCAG GGTCTTAGCAAAGTTTGCCTTCAGTCTTTCTCAAGATTGTGAATTACCGGAGCAGAAAGAG GAGCAGAGGCCGCTGAAAGAGGGCGTGCAagacatgctggtgaagcaTCATCTCTTCAGCTGGGACATTGACGGCTAG